The following are from one region of the Ischnura elegans chromosome X, ioIscEleg1.1, whole genome shotgun sequence genome:
- the LOC124170745 gene encoding sterol carrier protein 2, translating into MAPLNKVYVVGVGMTKFEKPGKRQDFDYPEMAKEAVYKAFNDARINHGLVEQACVGYVYGDSTCGQRALYEIGMSGIPVMNVNNNCSTGSTALFMAKQIIESGNADCVLALGFEKMERGSLSSKYSDRTSPMDKHVLLMAEVAGVTSSPITAQLFGNAGLEHMEKYGSKPEHLAKIAYKNHKHSMNNPYSQFQEEYSLEQIMKSPQVFGPLTKLQCCPTSDGAAAAVLASEDFVRKHGLENQAVEILGMEMSTDLPSTFTDRSCMKLVGYDMTKSAATKLFNKCKYKPEDVDVIELHDCFSANELITYEALGLCPPGKAGDLIDQGQNTYGGRYVINPSGGLISKGHPLGATGLAQCAELCWQLRGLAGKRQVEGAQLALQHNIGLGGAAVVALYKLGFPQKKSSQVWLNQTQASAEPEGFQASILFKALENTMKQDKGNLIEKVRGIYAFKVKNGPGGKEGMWVIDAKTGSGSVTYNGKTKPDVTFTINDEDIVDLISGKLNPQKAFFQGKIKIQGNMGLALKLVELQKLAADEIANIRAKL; encoded by the exons tTTGAAAAGCCTGGGAAGAGGCAGGATTTTGACTATCCGGAAATGGCTAAAGAAGCCGTTTATAAAGCATTTAACGATGCTAGGATAAACCATGGCCTCGTAGAGCAAGCTTGTGTGGGATATGTTTATG GTGATTCGACCTGTGGACAAAGAGCTTTGTATGAAATAGGAATGAGTGGAATACCTGTCATGAATGTCAACAACAATTGCTCAACTGGTTCTACTGCCCTTTTTATGGCAAAGCAAATTATTGAGTCTGGGAATGCTGATTGTGTTTTAGCATTAGGGTTTGAAAAGATGGAGCGTGGTTCTCTATCCTCCAAG TATAGCGATCGAACAAGTCCTATGGATAAGCATGTACTTCTTATGGCAGAAGTTGCTGGTGTAACTAGTTCTCCTATAACTgctcaattgtttggaaatgctgGTTTGGAACACATGGAGAAATATGGTAGCAAGCCAGAGCATCTTGCCAAAATAGCTTACAAGAACCATAAACATTCTATGAACAACCC GTACTCACAGTTTCAAGAGGAATACAGCCTGGAGCAAATCATGAAGTCACCTCAAGTGTTTGGACCCTTGACCAAATTGCAATGTTGCCCAACATCAGATGGAGCAGCTGCTGCTGTCTTGGCCTCAGAAGACTTTGTCCGCAAGCATGGCTTAGAAAATCAAGCAGTTGAAATTCTTGGGATGGAAATGAGCACAGATCTTCCATCAACTTTCACCGATCGTAGTTGCATGAAATTG gTTGGTTATGACATGACGAAATCAGCGGCTACCAAACTCTTCAATAAGTGTAAATATAAGCCTGAGGATGTTGATGTGATTGAGTTGCATGACTGCTTCTCTGCCAATGAGTTGATCACCTATGAAGCTCTGGGTTTGTGTCCTCCGGGAAAAGCTGGAGACCTCATTGATCAAGGACAAAATACTTATGGAGGAAGATACGTCATTAACCCTAGTGGAGGGCTTATATCAAAGGGCCATCCTCTTGGTGCTACTG GTTTGGCCCAGTGTGCAGAGCTCTGTTGGCAGCTGCGCGGGCTGGCCGGGAAAAGACAAGTGGAAGGTGCTCAGCTTGCTCTCCAGCATAACATTGGACTGGGGGGTGCTGCTGTGGTGGCCTTGTATAAACTTGGGTTCCCACAGAAAAAGAG TTCCCAAGTGTGGCTCAACCAAACACAAGCATCTGCAGAACCAGAAGGTTTTCAGGCATCCATTCTGTTTAAGGCCTTAGAAAACACCATGAAGCAGGATAAAGGCAATCTAATTGAGAAAGTTCGTGGGATTTATGCCTTCAAAGTGAAAAATGGTCCAGGAGGGAAGGAGGGCATGTGGGTCATTGATGCCAAAACTGGAAGTGGAAGTGTGACTTACAATGGCAAAA CAAAGCCTGATGTTACGTTCACCATCAATGATGAAGATATTGTTGATCTAATTTCTGGCAAGTTGAACCCTCAGAAAGCATTCtttcaagggaaaataaaaatccaGGGCAATATGGGACTTGCTCTCAAGTTGGTGGAGCTTCAGAAGCTAGCTGCTGATGAAATTGCCAATATTCGTGCTAAGCTGTAA